ATTATGAAGGTGGTCACCTCGTTCGTGATCCCGCTGCTGCCGATCTACATCTTCGGCACCTTCCTGAACCTGGGCATGAACGACAACCTCGGCTCCACCATGGCCGCCTTCGGGACCGTCCTGCTGCTGTCCGTGGTGATGACCCTCGTGATCATCTTTCTGCTCTACGTCGTCGCGGGCGTCGTGGCCGGCCGCAACCCGCTGACCGCGCTGGGTAACATGCTGCCGGCCTACTTCACGGCACTGGGCACGTCCTCGTCCGCCGCGACGATCCCGGTGACCTACGCCTCTGCGCTGAAGAACAAGGTGGACGAGAACGTCGCCGGCTTCGTCGTCCCGCTGTGCGCGACGATCCACCTGTCGGGGTCGATGATGAAGATCACCCTGTACGCGCTCGCGATCGTCTACATGGGGCAAATGGATGTCGCGCCCGCGCAGATCCTCGGCTTCCTCCTGCTGCTCGGCATCATGATGGTCGCCGCGCCGGGCGTGCCGGGCGGCGCGATCATGGCGGCGGTCGGCCTCCTGCAGGCCAACCTCGGTTTCGACGAATCCGCGATCTCGCTGATGATCGCCGCGTACATCGTGGTCGACTCCTTCGGCACCGCGGCGAACGTCACGGGCGACGGCGCGATCGCGATGATCCTCAACCGCTTCGCGGCCGGTCGCATCGAGGGCTACAAGCTTGACGACGCCCCCACCGCTGTGGAGAGCCGGGCTTAGATGCGCTCCCCCGTTGACGCGCTGAACGCGTGCAGACCGCCCGGGGTGACGCGCGCGTGGATGAGTTCGCCCTCGCGCACGTCACTGCGCGGCGGGGTGCGCACGACGATGCTGCCGGTGGAGTCGTCGGCCTGGCCCTCGGGGATCCAGCCGCCGCCGTCGAGGTGGCCGTAGAGGTAGGAATCGGAGCCGAGCTCCTCGACGAAGTCGATCCGGATCGGCAGGGTGCCGGCCTCGCTGGCGCCGACGAGCTCGAGGGCCTCGGGGCGGAACCCCAGGACGATGCTGTCTTCGGCGGCGTTGAGGTGGGCGTCGTCAAGCGGGATGCTCGCGGCGCCGGCGCGGGCGGTGCGGGAGGCTCGATCGATGGTGAAGGTGGCCAGGTTCATGGCCGGGGAGCCGATGAAGCCGGCGACGAAGACGTTGTGGGGGGCATCGTAAAGCTCGCGCGGGGTGCCCACTTGCTGTAGGACGCCGAAGTTGAGCACGGCGATGCGGTCGCCCATGGTCAGGGCTTCGGTTTGGTCGTGCGTGACGTAGACGGTGGTTACGCCCATGCGGCGCTGCAGGCTGGCGATCTGGGTGCGGGTTTGCACGCGCAGCTTAGCGTCGAGGTTGGACAGCGGCTCGTCCATGAGGAAGACCTGCGGCTCGCGGACGATTGCGCGGCCCATGGCCACGCGCTGGCGCTGGCCGCCGGAGAGCGCCTTCGGCTTGCGGTCGAGGTACTCGGTCAGGTCGAGGGTGCGGGCGGCCTCTTCGACGCGCTCGTTCATCTGATTCTTGTCCATGCCGGCGAGCTTGAGCGCGAAGCCCATGTTCTCGCGCACGGACATGTGCGGGTAGAGCGCGTAGTTCTGAAACACCATGGCGATGTCGCGGTCCCTCGGCTCCAGGGCGGTGACGTCGCGGCCGCCGATCAGGATGCGGCCGCTGTTGGTCTCCTCCAAGCCGGCGAGCATGCGCAGGGCCGTGGACTTGCCCGAGCCGGACGGGCCGACGAGGACAAGGAACTCCCCGTCCGCGATATCGAGGTTGAGCGCGTCGACCGAGGGTGTGTCCGCCCCCGGGTAGACGCGCGTTGCGTTGTCAAAGCTGACGGTAGCCATGTGTGGTTCTCCTCCATCGGCGGGTACGCGCCGAACGATCCTTAGTGGCGGGTGTCCCCCTAACCTACACGCGATGTTTCACGTGAAACATCGCCAGCGGCGCTACACCTTTTTGGCGAAGGACGCGATTGCTTCGGCGACTCCCTCGGGGTTGCCCAGTGCGGCCCAGTGCCCACCGTCGACGTAGGTCTGGGTGTAGTCGTCGCTCCAGCGGCGCATTTCGTTGATCAGCGACGGGTGGACGATCTTGTCGTCCACGGCCACGATGGCCTGCACGGGGCAGATGGGCTTACGGGGTTGGGGCGAGGAGAAGCGGCTGCCAAAGTTGGCGCGGTAGAGGTGGGACCCGTTGCGGCCGTTGTCGGAGACGTTCGGGTTGACGGGGATCGTGTCGTCGTTCTCCTCCGCCGCAACGCGCTTCTGCCACTTCTCCGGCGTAATCGAGTTCCACAGCAGCGTCGGAAGAAACGGGACGTAGAGCACACCGACGTACCACTGCGGCGCGAACGCCCGCGCAAGATCGAGCGGGCGGGACGCCCTTTGGCGCATCACCAGCGCCGAGTAATCAAGGTTCGGCCCAGAAATCGACGTGTAGCTGAGGATCTTGCCTTCGAATTCCTGCGAGGTCACGGATTCCCAGCTCTGAATCGAGCCCCAATCGTGGCCGACGAGGTGGAAGGGGCGGCCCTCGAGAACCTCGTCGATAAACGTCGCGAGGTCGTGGCTGAGCTGGCTGAGCGTGTAGGCATCGCTGGAGGCGGGAGTCGTGGACTCGCCCGCCCCGCGGACGTCGTAAGCAACGACGTAAAAGTCGTCGGTGAGGTGCGGAATAACCCGCTGCCATACGGAGTGGTCGTCGGGATAACCGTGCACGAGGACGAGGGGCGTGCGGCTGCTATCGCCGTAGGCGTACACGGCGAGGCGTTCACCGTCGGTGGTGGTGATTGTGTTCATGGCGTTCTCTTTGTGTGGGTGGTTGACACGCGCCAGCGTACACGCGCTCGGGGGACGGAAAGCGGCGCCTGAGGGGCCTGCCTAGAGGTAGGGATTGCGATGTTTCACGTGAAACATCGCCGGCGGCGCTATCCTCTGGACCATGGCCGCCGAGATCGTCACCACGCACTTCATCGCGCACGATGAGGACCTCGGCGCCGCATACGAGGCGTGGCGCGCCAGCACGGAGGCCAGCGGGGCCGAGATCCTCGCGTTCTCCCCGCGCCCGCACCCGATCGACGACGACTTCATCCTCTGGGACCTGCGCACCGAGGCCGCCTATGGCAACCTCCGCGACCCCGCCTCGATGGGGCTCTACGAGCTCAACGCGCTGGTCGACTTCCACGGCATCGACCGCGACGACCGCATCGAGGCCTTCTTCATCGACGACAACCTCGCCACCACCCGCTTCCCCTCCGCCCTGGGCGGCCTGACCAGCCTGAGCACGCGCGACGGAGTCGGCACGGCGGAGCTCTCGCTCATCACCGTCGTCTACCTCGGCACCGAGGCGGCTGTCCCCCACGTGCATTCGCTTTTCGACGCCCTGATCACGCGCTCCCACGTCATCGCCTACCAACCGGAGCTCGTGCTGCTTGAGGGCACTGAGCATTCCTCCCTCGTCGGACCGCTCTGGCTGCGCGACGCAACGCTGAACATCATCGGCAAGGGTGACCGCTTCTACTCCCCCGGCAAGGAGGCCTGGTCGGGGTGGTTCCTCACCGGCGACTCTCCAGAGACCGTCGAAGCGAACCTGACCGAGATTATCGAGCCAGGCATGGTCGTTATTGGGCGGGTTGTAGCGGAGCCGTTCTAGTAAAATCAGCGCCATGGCGAACTTCGGTCAAATCGGTGCCGTCGTGGCGGTCTCCGCGCTGCTTGGGTTGGGTGCGGCGGGTGCCACCATGAGCCAGATAAATGTCCCCTCCCCCGAGGCGGTGGTGGTCAACACCGTCGGCGCGCCCACTGTTGTTATCGACGACCCCCACGACCTCCTTACCCCCGACGACGAAGCGCGGCTAACGCGCGACGCTCAGCTTCTCGACGCCCCCGACACCGTGCGCACCCTGCACTGGATAGTGTTCAACGAGAGCGACGAAAACATCAACGACACCGTTGAGAACTTCATGCGCGACAACTACCCCGATGAGATCGGTGCAGATCACTTCGCGGACGGGGTGCTCATCATCGGTGCCGGGACGCAGAACCGCAAAGTGTTCACATTTGCCGGGTTGGACGTTTTAGAGCAGCTCCACCTGAAAGAGGGAGAGCGGCTCGAGGCCGTCAACGAGGAGATCAAGCCCGGGATGCGCGACAACAACATCCCGGGGGCGTTGCTCGCCGGCGCTCGGGCCGCGATGGATGCGCATGATATCCAGCAGTACGAGCTCAACGACGCGCAGGGAGATCGTGTCATGTCCGGTATCGGCGCTGGCGCCGCCGCTGGCGGGCTCTCTTTGGCAGTGGGATCGATTGCCGTCGCCATGACCAACAGCCGCAGGAATACGCTTGCACAGGGCCGCGAGGACTACGAGCTGGTCACCCGCGAGTACTCGCAGCTCGCCCAGCGACTCAACGAGATCGACGTGCGTGCTAACTCCCTGACCAGCGCTTTTGCCGACAATGAGATGCGCAAACAGTGGGCCGAGGTGCGGGACCGCTTCCTGAATATGCACGACGCGGTGTCCGGCGCGGGCGGGATCGGCAGCATCGACATCGGCGACGACAAGCAGGTCCTGGCGAACAAGGAGCAGCTTGCCGACGCCGCCGAGGCCGTGCGCCACACCAACAACGCCGAGGACAACATCAACCGCATGTTCAAGGTGGAAAACGGCGACGCTGCGGCGCGCCGCTCGGACCTGACCGCCATCCGCGAGGACCTGATGCAGGCCAGGCTTGAGATCGACGATGCGGAGATCGAGGCCGAGATCGCCCAGCTCGAGGCCCGGGTCAACGAGCTCGACCGCAACCCCACCGCGCCCGACTTCATGGATTCCTTCGTGCGCGTGCTGGGCGACTACCGCACGCTCCTCGAGGTCGTGAAGCGCACAAAGTTCAGCGACGTCGAGGAGCACAACGAGCTGCAGCGCCCCGCCCTGTACGACTCCAACTACTACTACTCCGGGTACGTGCCCTTCGTGGTTATGAGCAGCTGGCACTCGTCCAACGTCCAGGCCGCTCAATCCTCCTCCTCGTCGGGCACGAACACGTCGTTTAGCTCTGGCTTCTCAGGCGGGGGTGGTTCGAGCAGCTACTAGGGGTGGCAAGAATACGGCGTATCGTGGGGTCAGAAACTTACGGTTCGCTAAGGAGAGACATCGTGGCAGATAACACGTACGCTTCTGACCTCATCAACTTCGACTCGTTGCTCTCGGCCCAGGAGATCGAGTGGCGCGACGACATCGCCAGCTTTATCGAGTCAAATGTCAAACCGCACGTGGGCCAGTGGTTCGAGGACGCTTACGTCCCCCTCGAGCTCGTCCCCCGTTTCGCGGAGATGGGCATGATCGGCGCGCGCCTCGAGGGCTACGGCTGCCCGGGGCGCAGCGCGGTGGAATACGGCTTGGCCATGATGGAGGTTGAGGCCGCCGATTCGGGGCTGCGTACCATCTTGTCTGTGCTTGGTTCGCTGGCGATGACCTCTATTCACAAGCACGGTACCGAGGAGCAGAAGCAGAAGTACCTGCCGCAGATGGCCGCGGGTGAGCTGATCGGCGCCTTTGGTCTGACCGAGCCGACCGCTGGGTCCGATCCCGCGTCCATGATCACCCGAGCCGAGCTGAAGAAGGGCGAGGGCTGGTTGCTCAACGGTGAGAAGCGCTGGATCGGGCTCGCCCACCTCGCCGACATCACTGTGGTGTGGGCGAAGGTGAGCACCGCTGACCTGATCGAGGCCGGCCACGAAGACGCGGCGAGGCCGGACCGGGAGGAAACGGTCGCGGGATTCCTCGTGCCCAAGGGCGCGCAGGGGTTCAACCCGCAGCCGATCGACAACAAGCTGTCCATGCGCGTGTCCACGCAGTCGCACATCGTGCTCGAGAACGTCCTCGTGCCCGAGGAGAACCTCCTGGCTGGGTGCTTCGGATTAAAGGTCCCGCTCATGTGCCTTAACGAGGCCCGCTACGGCATCGGCTGGGGCGTGCTGGGTGCCGCGCGCGACAGCCTTGAGCAGGCGGTCGCGTACGCCGGTGAGCGCACCCAGTTCGGCCGGCCGATCTCCTCGTTCCAGTTGACGCAGAAGAAGCTGGTGGAGATGGCCGTGGCGCTGAACCAGGGGCAGCTGCTCGCTCTCCACGTGGGGCGCGCCAAGGACGCCGGGACGCTGGAAATTCCCATGATTTCGGTGGCCAAGCTAGCCAACTGCCGCACCGCCATCGACATCTGCCGCGAGGCGAGGACCATCTTCGGCGGCAACGGCATCGTCCACGACTACTCCCCGCTGCGCCACGCGGCGAATCTTGAATCCGTGCGCACCTACGAGGGAACCGACGAGATGCACACGTTGATCCTCGGTGAGAAGATGACCGGGATCGGGGCTTTCGCCTAAGCTTCTCTGCTGGCCGATTACGCGGCGGGCGAAATCGGCCAGCGGGGCATAATCTTGCCCATGCCGAATCTTCACCGACTGCGCTACCTCTGCATCATGATCGGCGGCTTTCTGGGGCCGTTCGCCGGCCAGTCACTGTCGGTGGTCCTGCCTGAGTTCGCCTCCGACTTCGGCATCTCCCTGCACCTGGCCTCGCTGACGATGACGGCGTACATGCTGCCGTTCGCCGTGACTATGCTCTTTTCCACCTACATAGTGAGAAACCTCCAGCCCACGCGGGTGGTGCGCACCGCGTACGTCGTCATCGCCTGCGCCTCGGTGGTTCTGGTGTTCTCCCCGGTGTGGTGGCTGTTCCTCGCGGCCTATATCTCCGCGGGTATCGCGAACGCGTTCACCGCTCCCCTGCTGCAGCTCATCCTGCGCCACATCACCCCGCCGGAGCAGCTGGGTAAGGCGCTGGGCACGTACGCGGCGATGCAATCCTTCGGGCTGTTTTCCGCCCCGCTCGTCGGGGGCGCGACCGTCACGCTCGGTTCGTGGCGTTGGATGTACGTCGTGCTGCTGGTCTTCGCGGTCATCATCGTGCTCGTGGGCCTACCCGCCGTGCCCGCGCCGGGCGGCAGCAACGTCTCCCGGGTACTGGGGTGGCCCGTCATCCGTGCCTGCCTCACGCTGCTCGCCGTAG
Above is a window of Corynebacterium sanguinis DNA encoding:
- a CDS encoding dicarboxylate/amino acid:cation symporter, which gives rise to MKTKILSSLLLWIVIAILLGIVCSLFFPEWLARVFVTFNGLFANFLGFFVPVLIFALIAPAIAGLGRGAGKWLGVTAGIAYVSTIVSGLIAWATATALYPTLLGGRTLNTDVTDPEAGGLAPYFEVEMPAPLAVMSALLLAFVIGIAMTSVKSTTMYRVLDELQAVIMKVVTSFVIPLLPIYIFGTFLNLGMNDNLGSTMAAFGTVLLLSVVMTLVIIFLLYVVAGVVAGRNPLTALGNMLPAYFTALGTSSSAATIPVTYASALKNKVDENVAGFVVPLCATIHLSGSMMKITLYALAIVYMGQMDVAPAQILGFLLLLGIMMVAAPGVPGGAIMAAVGLLQANLGFDESAISLMIAAYIVVDSFGTAANVTGDGAIAMILNRFAAGRIEGYKLDDAPTAVESRA
- a CDS encoding ABC transporter ATP-binding protein: MATVSFDNATRVYPGADTPSVDALNLDIADGEFLVLVGPSGSGKSTALRMLAGLEETNSGRILIGGRDVTALEPRDRDIAMVFQNYALYPHMSVRENMGFALKLAGMDKNQMNERVEEAARTLDLTEYLDRKPKALSGGQRQRVAMGRAIVREPQVFLMDEPLSNLDAKLRVQTRTQIASLQRRMGVTTVYVTHDQTEALTMGDRIAVLNFGVLQQVGTPRELYDAPHNVFVAGFIGSPAMNLATFTIDRASRTARAGAASIPLDDAHLNAAEDSIVLGFRPEALELVGASEAGTLPIRIDFVEELGSDSYLYGHLDGGGWIPEGQADDSTGSIVVRTPPRSDVREGELIHARVTPGGLHAFSASTGERI
- a CDS encoding alpha/beta fold hydrolase, whose product is MNTITTTDGERLAVYAYGDSSRTPLVLVHGYPDDHSVWQRVIPHLTDDFYVVAYDVRGAGESTTPASSDAYTLSQLSHDLATFIDEVLEGRPFHLVGHDWGSIQSWESVTSQEFEGKILSYTSISGPNLDYSALVMRQRASRPLDLARAFAPQWYVGVLYVPFLPTLLWNSITPEKWQKRVAAEENDDTIPVNPNVSDNGRNGSHLYRANFGSRFSSPQPRKPICPVQAIVAVDDKIVHPSLINEMRRWSDDYTQTYVDGGHWAALGNPEGVAEAIASFAKKV
- a CDS encoding DUF5129 domain-containing protein; protein product: MANFGQIGAVVAVSALLGLGAAGATMSQINVPSPEAVVVNTVGAPTVVIDDPHDLLTPDDEARLTRDAQLLDAPDTVRTLHWIVFNESDENINDTVENFMRDNYPDEIGADHFADGVLIIGAGTQNRKVFTFAGLDVLEQLHLKEGERLEAVNEEIKPGMRDNNIPGALLAGARAAMDAHDIQQYELNDAQGDRVMSGIGAGAAAGGLSLAVGSIAVAMTNSRRNTLAQGREDYELVTREYSQLAQRLNEIDVRANSLTSAFADNEMRKQWAEVRDRFLNMHDAVSGAGGIGSIDIGDDKQVLANKEQLADAAEAVRHTNNAEDNINRMFKVENGDAAARRSDLTAIREDLMQARLEIDDAEIEAEIAQLEARVNELDRNPTAPDFMDSFVRVLGDYRTLLEVVKRTKFSDVEEHNELQRPALYDSNYYYSGYVPFVVMSSWHSSNVQAAQSSSSSGTNTSFSSGFSGGGGSSSY
- a CDS encoding acyl-CoA dehydrogenase family protein, with protein sequence MADNTYASDLINFDSLLSAQEIEWRDDIASFIESNVKPHVGQWFEDAYVPLELVPRFAEMGMIGARLEGYGCPGRSAVEYGLAMMEVEAADSGLRTILSVLGSLAMTSIHKHGTEEQKQKYLPQMAAGELIGAFGLTEPTAGSDPASMITRAELKKGEGWLLNGEKRWIGLAHLADITVVWAKVSTADLIEAGHEDAARPDREETVAGFLVPKGAQGFNPQPIDNKLSMRVSTQSHIVLENVLVPEENLLAGCFGLKVPLMCLNEARYGIGWGVLGAARDSLEQAVAYAGERTQFGRPISSFQLTQKKLVEMAVALNQGQLLALHVGRAKDAGTLEIPMISVAKLANCRTAIDICREARTIFGGNGIVHDYSPLRHAANLESVRTYEGTDEMHTLILGEKMTGIGAFA
- a CDS encoding MFS transporter; this translates as MPNLHRLRYLCIMIGGFLGPFAGQSLSVVLPEFASDFGISLHLASLTMTAYMLPFAVTMLFSTYIVRNLQPTRVVRTAYVVIACASVVLVFSPVWWLFLAAYISAGIANAFTAPLLQLILRHITPPEQLGKALGTYAAMQSFGLFSAPLVGGATVTLGSWRWMYVVLLVFAVIIVLVGLPAVPAPGGSNVSRVLGWPVIRACLTLLAVGTGVIGLSFMIALHAGSLLDAPPLTRGFIVMAGGLTAFVLARPVGGLADRFGPRPVMVVSLLVAAAAVLGIAFSPSMLVLAVLWGVAVLAAQGAQVAVNMLVLASPAGGQLLSTVQAFRFFGNALTPLTLLPLYGVTPVLGFGVDALLLVAVAGINAAAVRRKG